A DNA window from Pseudomonas wuhanensis contains the following coding sequences:
- a CDS encoding LysR substrate-binding domain-containing protein, which produces MSRRLPPLYALRAFEAAARHSSFTRAAEELSITQSAVSRHIRTLEEHFACRLFHRSGRNLQLTESARLILPGIREGFTALERACNTLRAEDDILRMKAPSTLTMRWLLARLSRFRHLRPGNEVQLTSAWMDIDTVDFNHEPFDCAVILSNGHFPPDWEATLLFPEELIPVGAPNLLKDQPWDVTRLASTELLHPTPDRRDWRNWLERMGLTDQVSLKGGQVFDTLELGMIAAARGYGVSMGDLLMVAEDVAQGRLSLPWPTAVASGEHYYLVWPKTRPGGERLRRLSDFLQGEVRAMELPDVERLG; this is translated from the coding sequence ATGTCTCGTCGTCTTCCTCCCTTGTATGCCCTTCGAGCATTCGAAGCGGCGGCGCGGCATAGCTCGTTTACCCGCGCCGCCGAAGAACTGTCGATCACGCAAAGTGCGGTCAGTCGGCACATTCGTACGCTCGAAGAGCATTTCGCCTGTCGGCTGTTTCATCGCAGCGGGCGCAATCTGCAACTGACCGAATCGGCGCGGCTGATCCTGCCGGGCATTCGCGAAGGCTTCACCGCCCTTGAGCGGGCCTGCAATACCTTGCGCGCCGAGGACGACATCCTGCGCATGAAAGCCCCGTCGACCCTGACCATGCGTTGGCTGTTGGCGCGGCTCAGTCGTTTTCGCCACCTGCGGCCGGGGAACGAGGTGCAACTGACCAGCGCCTGGATGGACATCGATACGGTGGACTTCAACCACGAACCCTTCGACTGCGCCGTCATCCTCAGCAACGGGCATTTTCCACCGGACTGGGAGGCGACTTTGCTGTTCCCCGAAGAGCTGATTCCGGTGGGCGCGCCGAATCTTCTGAAGGACCAACCGTGGGACGTTACGCGCCTGGCCAGCACCGAGCTGCTGCACCCGACGCCGGACCGTCGTGACTGGCGCAACTGGCTGGAGCGCATGGGCCTGACCGATCAAGTCTCGCTCAAGGGCGGGCAGGTGTTCGACACGCTGGAGCTGGGCATGATCGCCGCTGCCCGAGGTTACGGCGTGTCCATGGGCGACTTGCTGATGGTGGCGGAGGACGTTGCGCAGGGACGTCTGAGTTTGCCGTGGCCGACGGCCGTCGCCAGTGGTGAGCATTATTACCTGGTCTGGCCGAAAACCCGCCCCGGCGGTGAGCGTTTGCGCCGGCTCAGCGATTTCCTGCAAGGCGAAGTCCGGGCCATGGAATTACCGGATGTCGAACGCCTGGGCTGA
- a CDS encoding NorM family multidrug efflux MATE transporter: MQHPARIELWAILRLAGPLIASQLAHMLMVLTDTLMMARLSPEALAGGGLGAATYSFVSIFCIGVIAAVGTLVAIRQGAGDIIGAARLTQAGLWLAWLMALVAGLLLWNLKPVLLLFGQTETNVLAAGQFLLILPFALPGYLSFMALRGFTSAIGRATPVMVISLAGTVANFLLNYALITGLFGLPKMGLVGIGLVTAIVANLMALALALHIRRHPAYDAYPLRQGLSQPNRQYLKELWRLGLPIGGTYAVEVGLFAFAALCMGTMGSTQLAAHQIALQIVSVAFMIPAGLSYAITMRIGQHYGAGQLLDARRAGRVGIAFGAASMLGFAMVFWLLPNQLIGLFLDHNDPAFREVINLAVSLLAVAAWFELFDGTQTIAMGCIRGLKDAKTTFLVGLGCYWLIGAPAAWWMAFHLDWGPTGVWWGLALGLACAAVSLTLAFEWKMKRMIRREPASEQNFQVAQPD, translated from the coding sequence ATGCAGCATCCAGCGCGTATTGAACTCTGGGCCATCCTGCGGCTGGCGGGGCCGTTGATAGCCTCGCAGTTGGCGCACATGTTGATGGTCCTCACCGACACGTTGATGATGGCGCGCCTGAGCCCCGAAGCACTGGCCGGCGGCGGTCTGGGCGCAGCGACGTATTCGTTCGTGTCGATTTTCTGCATCGGCGTGATCGCCGCCGTCGGCACCCTGGTGGCGATCCGTCAGGGCGCGGGCGATATCATTGGCGCGGCGCGGCTGACCCAGGCCGGGTTGTGGCTGGCCTGGTTGATGGCGCTGGTGGCGGGTTTGTTGCTGTGGAACCTGAAACCGGTGTTGCTGCTGTTCGGCCAGACCGAAACCAACGTCCTGGCTGCCGGCCAGTTTCTGTTGATCCTGCCGTTCGCCCTGCCCGGCTACCTGAGCTTCATGGCGCTGCGCGGCTTCACCAGCGCCATCGGCCGGGCGACGCCGGTGATGGTCATCAGCCTCGCCGGCACCGTGGCCAACTTCCTGCTCAACTATGCGTTGATCACCGGCCTGTTCGGTCTGCCGAAAATGGGCCTCGTGGGCATCGGTCTGGTCACGGCGATCGTGGCCAACCTCATGGCACTGGCGCTCGCGTTGCATATTCGTCGGCATCCGGCCTACGACGCCTATCCGTTGCGTCAGGGTCTGTCGCAGCCCAACCGTCAGTATTTGAAGGAATTGTGGCGCCTGGGCCTGCCGATTGGCGGGACCTATGCGGTGGAAGTCGGTCTGTTTGCCTTCGCCGCGCTGTGCATGGGCACCATGGGCAGTACGCAACTGGCGGCGCACCAGATCGCCCTGCAAATCGTCTCGGTGGCGTTCATGATTCCAGCAGGGCTTTCCTACGCAATCACCATGCGCATCGGCCAGCATTACGGCGCCGGGCAATTGCTCGATGCACGTCGGGCCGGACGGGTCGGGATCGCCTTCGGCGCTGCGTCGATGCTGGGGTTTGCCATGGTCTTCTGGCTGTTGCCGAATCAGTTGATCGGCTTGTTCCTGGACCACAACGACCCGGCGTTCCGCGAAGTCATCAACCTGGCCGTGAGCTTGCTGGCGGTGGCGGCGTGGTTCGAGCTGTTCGACGGCACGCAAACCATCGCCATGGGCTGCATCCGCGGGCTCAAGGATGCCAAGACCACGTTCCTGGTGGGTTTGGGTTGCTACTGGTTGATCGGTGCACCGGCCGCTTGGTGGATGGCCTTCCATTTGGATTGGGGGCCGACGGGGGTCTGGTGGGGCCTGGCGCTGGGGCTGGCGTGTGCAGCGGTGAGTCTGACGCTGGCGTTTGAGTGGAAGATGAAGCGGATGATTCGGCGTGAGCCGGCGTCAGAGCAGAATTTCCAGGTCGCTCAGCCTGACTGA
- a CDS encoding putative bifunctional diguanylate cyclase/phosphodiesterase, with protein sequence MSTPVEPLRLLLLAEEPAWAALLRECLAPMGSSAVLLSAPSWESVSNLFDDNRSAVLLTIPALQPAPGRCTLPTVLLLEHEPLAPPDGVSDWLVRNLLDPGMLRRCLRHVRERGVLENTLQRLAEQDPLTGIANRQGFQTLLAARLAESDGRGLALGHLDLDNFRHANDALGHQAGDRLILQVVSRLKSQLEASDQLARLGSDEFALLIDTRRAPQRAEWMAERITEALSEPYWIDGESLLIGSSLGIAHARAQAGADPLMWHAHIAMQQAKSTQGCTFHIFNERINRNARSIADLESELRRALRRDELELHYQPRLNLEDGQIVGLEALVRWRHGERGLLPPSEFVPLAEQSGLIVPLGYWVISRALRDMQALRERGLPALHMAINLSFRQFQDSQLLSTLSRLIAERGVEAQWLEFELTETAVMRRSDLVKQTMDALGRLGVRFSLDDFGTGFSSFVHLNSLPIALLKVDKSFVGGMEEREENRKLVHAMINLAHNLNLEVVAEGVETPEQLDLLRGFGCDQVQGYLISKPLPLAELVEYLTFGSNQQPALEVVS encoded by the coding sequence TTGTCTACGCCTGTCGAACCCTTGCGTTTGCTGCTACTGGCTGAAGAGCCGGCGTGGGCAGCGTTGTTGCGCGAGTGTCTGGCTCCGATGGGGAGTTCGGCTGTGCTGCTCAGCGCGCCGAGCTGGGAGTCAGTCAGCAACCTGTTCGATGACAACCGCAGTGCGGTGTTGTTGACGATTCCTGCTCTGCAACCGGCGCCCGGCCGTTGCACTCTGCCGACGGTGTTGCTGCTCGAACACGAGCCGCTGGCGCCGCCCGATGGGGTGAGCGACTGGCTGGTGCGCAATTTGCTGGATCCCGGCATGTTGCGCCGCTGTCTGCGTCATGTGCGCGAGCGCGGCGTGCTGGAAAACACCTTGCAGCGCCTGGCCGAGCAGGACCCGTTGACCGGCATCGCCAACCGTCAGGGTTTCCAGACCTTGCTGGCGGCGCGTCTGGCGGAAAGCGACGGCCGCGGCCTGGCCCTCGGTCACCTCGACCTCGACAACTTTCGACACGCCAACGACGCCCTCGGCCATCAGGCCGGCGACCGGTTGATCCTGCAGGTGGTCTCACGGCTGAAAAGCCAGCTGGAGGCCAGCGATCAACTGGCGCGGCTGGGCAGCGATGAATTCGCCCTGCTGATCGACACCCGCCGCGCCCCTCAGCGCGCCGAATGGATGGCCGAACGCATTACTGAAGCCCTGTCCGAACCCTATTGGATCGATGGCGAAAGCCTGTTGATTGGTTCCAGCCTTGGCATCGCTCACGCACGAGCGCAGGCCGGTGCCGACCCGTTGATGTGGCACGCGCACATCGCCATGCAGCAGGCCAAGAGCACTCAAGGCTGCACCTTTCACATCTTCAACGAACGAATCAATCGCAATGCCCGTAGCATCGCCGACCTCGAAAGCGAGCTGCGCCGGGCCTTGCGCCGCGATGAGCTGGAATTGCATTACCAGCCACGCCTGAACCTTGAGGACGGCCAGATCGTTGGCCTCGAAGCCTTGGTGCGCTGGCGTCATGGCGAACGCGGTTTGCTGCCCCCCAGCGAATTCGTGCCGCTGGCCGAGCAAAGCGGCTTGATCGTGCCGCTGGGTTACTGGGTGATTTCCCGGGCTCTGCGAGACATGCAAGCGCTGCGCGAACGAGGTCTGCCGGCGCTGCACATGGCGATCAACCTGTCGTTCCGGCAGTTTCAGGACAGCCAGTTGCTGTCGACCCTGAGCCGGCTGATTGCCGAGCGTGGCGTCGAGGCGCAATGGCTGGAATTCGAACTGACCGAAACCGCAGTGATGCGTCGCAGCGATCTGGTCAAGCAGACCATGGACGCCCTCGGGCGTTTGGGTGTGCGCTTTTCGCTGGACGATTTCGGCACCGGGTTCTCTTCGTTTGTGCACCTCAACAGCCTGCCGATTGCGTTGTTGAAGGTCGACAAGAGCTTTGTCGGCGGCATGGAAGAGCGGGAAGAGAATCGCAAACTGGTGCACGCGATGATCAACCTGGCGCACAACCTCAACCTCGAGGTGGTTGCCGAAGGTGTGGAAACACCGGAGCAGCTGGATTTGTTGCGCGGGTTTGGTTGTGACCAAGTGCAGGGGTATCTGATCAGCAAGCCGTTGCCGTTGGCGGAGTTGGTTGAGTACTTGACGTTCGGCAGCAACCAGCAGCCTGCACTGGAAGTCGTGAGCTAA
- the rep gene encoding DNA helicase Rep produces MSRLNPRQQEAVSYVGGPLLVLAGAGSGKTSVITRKIAHLIQSCGIRAQYIVAMTFTNKAAREMKERVGTLLKGGEGRGLTVCTFHNLGLNIIRKEHVRLGYKPGFSIFDETDVKALMTDIMQKEYSGDDGVDEIKNMIGSWKNDLILPPEALENARNPKEQTAAIVYTHYQRTLKAFNAVDFDDLILLPVKLFQEHDDILEKWQNKVRYLLVDEYQDTNASQYLLVKLLIGKRNQFTVVGDDDQSIYAWRGARPENLMLLKDDYPSLKVVMLEQNYRSTSRILRCANVLISNNPHEFEKQLWSEMGHGDEIRVIRCRNEDAEAERVAVEILSLHLRTDRPYSDFAILYRGNYQAKLIELKLQHHQVPYRLSGGNSFFGRQEVKDLMAYFRLIVNPDDDNAFLRVINVPRREIGSTTLEKLGNYATERKISMYAATDEIGLGEHLDSRFTDRLSRFKRFMDKVREQCAGEDPISALRSMVMDIDYENWLRTNSSSDKAADYRMGNVWFLIEALKNTLEKDEEGEMTVEDAIGKLVLRDMLERQQEEEDGAEGVQMMTLHASKGLEFPYVFIMGMEEEILPHRSSIEADTIEEERRLAYVGITRARQTLAFTFAAKRKQYGEIIDCAPSRFLDELPPDDLAWEGNDDTPTEVKAVRGNSALADIRAMLKR; encoded by the coding sequence ATGTCCCGACTCAATCCCCGGCAGCAAGAAGCCGTGAGCTACGTCGGCGGCCCTCTTTTGGTGCTCGCCGGCGCAGGCTCCGGCAAGACCAGCGTGATCACCCGCAAAATTGCGCATCTGATCCAGAGCTGCGGCATCCGCGCCCAGTACATCGTCGCCATGACCTTTACCAACAAGGCCGCGCGGGAGATGAAGGAACGGGTCGGCACGCTGCTCAAGGGCGGCGAAGGCCGCGGCCTGACGGTCTGTACCTTCCACAACCTGGGCCTGAACATCATCCGCAAGGAACATGTGCGGCTGGGATACAAACCGGGCTTCTCGATCTTCGACGAGACCGATGTAAAAGCCCTGATGACCGACATCATGCAGAAGGAATACTCGGGCGACGACGGCGTCGACGAGATCAAGAACATGATCGGCTCGTGGAAAAACGACCTGATCCTGCCGCCCGAAGCCCTGGAAAACGCGCGCAATCCCAAAGAACAGACCGCCGCCATCGTCTACACCCATTACCAGCGCACGCTCAAGGCGTTCAACGCGGTGGACTTCGACGACCTGATCCTGCTGCCGGTAAAACTGTTCCAGGAACACGACGATATCCTGGAAAAATGGCAGAACAAGGTCCGCTACCTGTTGGTGGACGAATACCAGGACACCAACGCCAGCCAGTATTTGCTGGTAAAACTGCTGATCGGCAAACGCAACCAGTTCACCGTGGTGGGCGACGACGACCAGTCGATCTACGCCTGGCGCGGCGCTCGCCCGGAAAACCTGATGCTGCTCAAGGACGACTATCCGTCCCTGAAAGTGGTGATGCTGGAGCAAAACTACCGCTCCACCAGCCGTATCCTCCGTTGCGCCAACGTGCTGATCTCCAACAACCCGCACGAGTTCGAAAAACAACTGTGGAGTGAGATGGGCCACGGCGACGAAATCCGCGTGATCCGTTGCCGCAACGAAGACGCCGAAGCCGAACGCGTGGCCGTGGAAATCCTCAGCCTGCACTTGCGCACCGACCGCCCCTACAGCGATTTCGCGATTCTGTATCGCGGCAACTACCAGGCCAAGCTGATCGAGCTGAAGCTGCAGCATCACCAGGTGCCTTACCGGCTTTCCGGCGGCAACAGCTTTTTCGGACGTCAGGAAGTGAAAGACCTGATGGCCTACTTCCGGCTGATCGTGAACCCGGACGACGACAACGCCTTCCTGCGGGTGATCAACGTCCCACGCCGGGAGATCGGTTCGACCACGCTGGAGAAGCTGGGCAACTACGCCACCGAGCGAAAAATCTCGATGTACGCCGCCACCGATGAAATCGGCCTGGGCGAGCATCTGGACAGCCGCTTCACCGATCGCCTGTCGCGCTTCAAGCGCTTCATGGACAAGGTCCGCGAGCAGTGCGCCGGCGAAGACCCGATCTCCGCCCTGCGCAGCATGGTCATGGACATCGACTACGAGAACTGGCTGCGCACCAACAGCTCCAGCGACAAGGCCGCCGATTACCGCATGGGTAACGTCTGGTTCCTGATCGAGGCGTTGAAGAACACGCTGGAGAAAGACGAAGAAGGCGAGATGACCGTCGAGGACGCCATCGGCAAACTCGTCCTGCGCGACATGCTGGAGCGTCAGCAAGAAGAGGAAGACGGCGCCGAAGGCGTGCAGATGATGACCTTGCACGCCTCCAAGGGTCTCGAATTTCCCTACGTGTTCATCATGGGCATGGAAGAGGAAATTCTCCCGCACCGCTCCAGCATCGAAGCCGACACCATCGAAGAGGAACGCCGCCTGGCCTACGTCGGGATTACCCGGGCGCGTCAGACGCTGGCGTTCACCTTCGCCGCCAAGCGTAAGCAATACGGCGAGATCATCGACTGCGCGCCCAGCCGCTTCCTCGATGAACTGCCGCCGGACGACCTGGCCTGGGAAGGCAACGACGACACCCCGACCGAAGTCAAAGCGGTTCGCGGCAACAGCGCATTGGCGGATATACGCGCGATGTTAAAGCGCTAG
- a CDS encoding xanthine phosphoribosyltransferase, producing the protein MEALHKKIREEGIVLSDQVLKVDAFLNHQIDPALMKLIGDEFATLFKDSGITKIVTIEASGIAPAIMTGLNLGVPVIFARKHQSLTLTENLLSATVYSFTKQTESTVAISPRHLTSSDRVLIIDDFLANGKASQALISIIKQAGATVAGLGIVIEKSFQGGRAELDAQGYRVESLARVQSLAGGVVTFIE; encoded by the coding sequence ATGGAAGCACTGCACAAGAAAATTCGCGAAGAAGGCATCGTGCTTTCCGACCAGGTCCTGAAAGTCGACGCCTTTCTGAACCACCAGATCGACCCGGCCCTGATGAAGCTGATCGGCGACGAATTCGCCACGCTGTTCAAGGACTCGGGCATCACCAAGATCGTCACCATCGAAGCCTCGGGCATTGCCCCGGCAATCATGACCGGCCTGAACCTTGGCGTACCGGTGATTTTTGCCCGCAAGCATCAGTCCCTGACCCTGACTGAAAACCTGCTGTCGGCGACCGTTTACTCGTTCACCAAGCAGACCGAAAGCACGGTGGCGATCTCCCCGCGCCACCTGACCAGCAGCGACCGCGTATTGATCATCGACGACTTCCTGGCTAACGGTAAGGCCTCTCAAGCGCTGATCTCGATCATCAAACAGGCCGGCGCGACCGTTGCAGGCTTGGGTATTGTGATCGAGAAATCGTTTCAGGGCGGTCGTGCGGAACTGGATGCCCAGGGTTATCGGGTTGAATCGTTGGCTCGCGTTCAGTCGCTGGCTGGCGGTGTCGTGACCTTCATCGAATAA
- a CDS encoding acetyl-CoA hydrolase/transferase C-terminal domain-containing protein, with amino-acid sequence MVQLCSIEQAVDDVLARLPAHIHMGLPLGLGKPNHFVNALYQRIAQLPERQLTIYTALCLGRPPLGDGLQKRFLEPFIERVFGDYPELEFLADLHRDSLPANIHVHQFFLQPGSLLNSASAQQDYVSSNYSHAARDINAAGLNLVAQLVASHAEHPDRLSLSLSCNPDITLDLFPMIAKRRAAGETILLVGQVHNELPYMPGDAEIGIDTFDLLIDAKDSTTLFSTPNMPVGFQDHFIGLHASTLVCDGGTLQIGIGAMGDALTAALLARQADSDGYKALLADLNLSQWAQLIEREGGIEPFAKGLYGCSEMFVNGLLVLADAGIVRRKVYPDVPTQQQANAGTLDEAAQTDGISVHGGFFLGPRSFYERLREMPQGKRLEFNMTRISYINELYGQEELKRLQRLDARFINTVFTMTLLGAGVADQLEDGRVLSGVGGQYNFVVQGHALEGARSILLLRSWRESGGEVSSNIVWEYGHCTIPRHLRDIVVTEYGIADLRGKTDAAVIEALLNISDSRFQSGLIEQAQSVGKLPKHFRLDPRFADNSPQRLQAIQARHSNLFPEYPLGCDFTAEERDLLRALNWLKSKFKLTEILELGKAALDAPAASEFPVHLERMQLTKPEGLKEDLFQRLLLTGLKATTL; translated from the coding sequence ATGGTGCAGCTGTGTTCTATCGAGCAAGCGGTCGATGATGTGTTGGCCCGGTTACCTGCGCATATCCACATGGGTCTGCCGCTTGGGCTGGGCAAGCCCAATCATTTCGTCAACGCGCTGTATCAACGGATCGCGCAACTGCCCGAGCGGCAACTGACGATTTACACCGCCCTGTGCCTCGGACGCCCGCCATTGGGCGATGGCTTGCAAAAGCGCTTCCTCGAACCCTTCATTGAGCGGGTGTTCGGCGATTATCCGGAGCTGGAGTTCCTCGCCGACCTGCATCGCGACAGCCTGCCCGCTAACATTCACGTCCATCAATTCTTCCTGCAGCCAGGCAGCCTGCTTAACAGCGCATCGGCCCAACAGGATTACGTCAGCAGCAATTACAGCCATGCCGCCCGGGACATCAATGCCGCTGGCTTGAACCTGGTCGCGCAACTGGTGGCCAGCCATGCCGAGCATCCCGATCGCCTGAGCCTGAGCCTGAGCTGCAACCCGGACATCACCCTCGACCTGTTTCCGATGATCGCCAAACGCCGCGCCGCGGGGGAAACGATCCTGCTGGTGGGGCAAGTGCACAACGAGTTGCCGTACATGCCGGGGGACGCGGAAATCGGCATCGACACCTTCGATCTGCTGATTGACGCGAAGGACAGCACCACGCTGTTTTCCACGCCGAACATGCCGGTGGGTTTCCAGGATCACTTCATCGGCCTGCACGCCAGCACGCTGGTGTGCGATGGCGGCACCTTGCAGATTGGCATCGGCGCCATGGGTGATGCCCTGACGGCAGCGTTGCTGGCGCGGCAAGCTGACAGTGACGGTTACAAGGCGTTGCTGGCAGATCTGAATCTCAGCCAGTGGGCGCAGTTGATTGAGCGTGAAGGAGGTATCGAACCGTTCGCCAAGGGCCTTTACGGTTGCAGCGAAATGTTCGTCAACGGCTTGCTGGTGTTGGCCGACGCCGGGATCGTGCGGCGCAAGGTCTACCCGGACGTGCCAACCCAGCAGCAGGCGAATGCCGGGACACTGGACGAGGCCGCGCAGACTGACGGCATTTCGGTGCATGGCGGGTTTTTCCTCGGGCCGCGAAGTTTCTATGAACGCCTGCGGGAGATGCCCCAAGGCAAACGGCTCGAATTCAACATGACCCGCATCAGCTACATCAACGAGCTCTACGGTCAGGAAGAACTCAAACGCTTGCAGCGCCTCGATGCGCGCTTCATCAACACAGTCTTCACCATGACCCTGCTCGGCGCCGGCGTGGCCGATCAACTCGAAGACGGACGGGTGCTGAGCGGTGTCGGCGGGCAATACAACTTTGTCGTCCAGGGCCATGCGCTGGAAGGCGCGCGTTCGATTCTGCTGCTGCGCAGTTGGCGTGAGTCGGGCGGTGAAGTCAGTTCGAACATTGTCTGGGAATACGGTCACTGCACGATCCCACGGCACCTGCGAGACATCGTCGTCACCGAGTACGGCATCGCCGATTTGCGCGGTAAGACTGACGCTGCGGTGATCGAAGCGTTGCTCAATATCAGCGACTCACGTTTCCAGTCGGGGCTGATCGAGCAGGCGCAGAGCGTTGGCAAGTTGCCGAAGCATTTCCGACTCGATCCGCGTTTCGCCGACAACAGCCCACAGCGTTTGCAGGCCATTCAGGCGCGGCATTCGAATCTGTTTCCGGAATATCCGCTGGGCTGTGATTTCACCGCTGAGGAACGGGACTTATTGCGGGCGCTGAACTGGTTGAAGAGCAAGTTCAAGCTCACGGAGATTCTGGAACTGGGCAAGGCTGCGCTGGATGCGCCAGCGGCTTCGGAGTTTCCGGTGCATCTGGAGCGGATGCAGCTGACGAAGCCGGAGGGGTTGAAAGAGGATTTGTTTCAGCGGTTACTACTGACCGGCCTCAAAGCCACCACTTTGTAA
- a CDS encoding c-type cytochrome, whose protein sequence is MNLIMKMLAVPATVLALWAVSAQAATNDDIAKRLEPVGQVCVQGKECKGMEVAASAGGGDAKTPDSVIAKHCGACHTAGVLGAPKIGDAAAWGERAKKEGGLDGLLAKAISGINAMPPKGTCADCSDDDLKGAIQKMSGLK, encoded by the coding sequence GTGAATCTAATTATGAAAATGCTGGCCGTACCAGCAACCGTATTGGCCCTTTGGGCAGTCAGCGCACAAGCAGCGACCAACGACGATATTGCTAAACGTCTTGAACCTGTCGGCCAGGTCTGTGTGCAGGGCAAAGAGTGCAAGGGAATGGAAGTCGCTGCTTCTGCGGGTGGTGGTGATGCCAAAACCCCTGACTCGGTGATTGCAAAACATTGCGGCGCTTGCCACACCGCTGGTGTATTGGGCGCGCCGAAAATCGGTGATGCCGCGGCCTGGGGCGAGCGCGCCAAGAAAGAGGGCGGCCTTGACGGCTTGCTGGCCAAAGCAATCTCTGGCATCAATGCGATGCCACCAAAAGGCACCTGCGCCGACTGCTCTGATGACGATCTCAAGGGCGCCATCCAGAAGATGTCCGGCCTGAAATAA
- a CDS encoding cupin domain-containing protein has product MDVGERLQSIRKLKGLSQRELAKRAGVTNSTISMIEKNSVSPSISSLRKVLGGIPMSMVEFFSEEILQEKPTQIVYKAHELIDISDGAVTMKLVGRAHPSRAIAFLNEIYPPGADTGDEMLTHEGEETGILVEGRLELVVGLETFVLEAGDSYYFESTKPHRFRNPFDTPARLISAATPANF; this is encoded by the coding sequence TTGGACGTCGGTGAACGACTGCAATCGATCCGTAAGCTCAAAGGTCTTTCCCAGCGTGAGCTCGCCAAACGCGCGGGTGTTACCAACAGCACCATTTCGATGATCGAGAAGAACAGCGTCAGCCCCTCGATCAGTTCGCTGAGGAAGGTACTGGGCGGGATTCCCATGTCCATGGTCGAGTTCTTTTCCGAAGAAATCCTGCAGGAAAAACCGACTCAGATCGTCTACAAAGCCCACGAGCTGATCGATATTTCCGATGGGGCAGTGACCATGAAACTGGTCGGTCGGGCTCACCCGAGCCGGGCTATCGCGTTCCTCAACGAAATCTACCCGCCAGGCGCCGATACCGGTGACGAGATGCTCACCCATGAGGGTGAGGAAACCGGGATACTGGTGGAAGGGCGGCTGGAACTGGTGGTCGGGCTCGAAACATTTGTGCTCGAAGCCGGTGATAGCTACTACTTTGAAAGTACCAAGCCGCACCGCTTCCGTAATCCGTTCGATACCCCGGCGCGACTAATCAGCGCAGCTACCCCAGCGAATTTTTAA